From the genome of Streptacidiphilus sp. PB12-B1b:
CATCGACCACCCCGGGCACGGTGACCGCCCCCGCTCCGCCGCCGACGAGCAGCACCGCGCCGACCTCCGCCGGGCGATCCAGGCCGGTGAGCCGGTCGACGGCATCGTCGACGCCTTCATCGTCCCGCTGGTCGACAGGGCCGTCCCGGAGTGGCAGGCCACCCTGGACGCGCTCCTCTCCCTGCCCGAGATCGCCGGCCCGGTCGGGTACTCGGGGATGACCGCCGTCGGCATCCGGCTGGCGGTGGTCGAGCCGCGCATCTCGGCCGCGGGATTCTTCGCCGGGGGCTTCGTGCCCCGCGTCCTGCGCGAGGAGGCCCGGCAGGTCACCCTTCCGCTGCAGTTCCTGCTGCAGTGGGACGACGAAGGGAACGACCGGCAGCAGGCCCTGGACCTGTTCGACGCCTTCGGCTCCGAGGAGAAGACGCTGCACGCCAACCTGGGCGGGCACGCCGGCACCCCGTGGTTCGAGGTGGACGACGGAGCCCGGTTCTTCGCCCGGCACCTGACGTGAGCCCGGCCTGACGGGCAGGCGCACAGCCGCCCGACCGGGCGGTACCGGCCTTCGGCGGTACCGCCCGGTCGGGCCGTCGCCGGGCGGCAACCGGTGTTCCGCCCTGACTGTCGGAGCTGCCCTCTATCATCGACTGGTCACCACGTGGTCGAGGCGGAGGCGGTGAAAGGTGTTCTCGGTGGATTCCAAGCCGTCCGAGCACGCATGGGTGCTCGCTTTGCGGGGCGAGCTGGACTTCCACAGCGTCGTCCAGCTGCGGGAGGCCGCTGACGCGGTGCTCGCCGAGCCGCAGCCGGCGCCGCTGGTGGTGGTCGACTGCACCGCGCTGGAGTATTGCGACTCGACCGGCATCACCGGCTTGATCCAGATCCACCAGCGGCTGGCCGGGCACGGCGGCGTCCTGCGCCTGGCCGCGGTGCCCGCCTCGGTGGCGCGGATCTTCGAGCTGACCGGTCTGGACCAGGTGATCGCCGTGCACGGCACGGCGTACGATGCGCTGTCCGCCGAAGACGGCGCACAGGAACCCCACAGCCAGGACCCGGCGTCCCTGGCGCATGTGGCAGGCGAGAGGTAGCAGGCGATGACCCGCGTTCCCGAGCAGCAGCCCGCGCCGGACGCCGGTCCCGCCGCCGACCCGGGCGCCGACGGCGGGGCGGAACAGGACCTCCGGGCCCTGTTCGGCCAGTCCAGCGCGGTGTTCGCCTCGCTGGCGGGCCCCGCGCACATGGTGGAGGCGGCGAACGCGGCCTTCTTCGCCGCCATCGGCGGCGGCGACCGGGCACGCGTCGGCGTGCCGGTGGAGCAGCTGATACCGGAACTCGCCGAACAGGGCTTCCTCGCGCTGCTGAACCGGGTCTACCGCACCGGTGAGCGCCACATCGGGCATGACGCACGCATCCTGCTGGGCGTCGGCCCCGAGGCGCGGGAGGCGTTCTTCGACTTCACGTACGAACCCCGCCTGGACGCGGGCGGCAATGTGATGGGCGTGCGCGTCATCGGGGTGGAGACCACGCAGGTCAAGCAGGCCCAGCGGCTCACCGCCGGTCACCGCGCGCTGCTGGAGCAGATCGCGCGCCAGGAACCCCTGGACCGGGTGCTGCACGGCATGGCCCGCACCATCGAGGAGCTCGCGCCCGAGGACGTCCTGGTCTCGGTCCTGCTCGCCGACCCGGACGGGCGGCACCTGCGCCACGGCGCGGCCCCCAGCCTGCCCGACTTCTACAACCAGGCCATCGACGGCATCGCCACCGGCGAGGGCGTCGGCTCCTGCGGGACCGCCGCCCACCGCCGTCAGCCGGTCATCGTCACCGACATCGCCACCGACCCGTTCTGGGACGACTTCCGCGACCTGGCCGACCGGGCGCGCCTCGCGGCCTGCTGGTCCACCCCCGTCCTGGGCAGGGACGGATCGCTGCTGGGCACCTTCGCCATGTACCACCGCACCCCCCGCGCCCCGCAGGAGTCCGACCTCGCCCTGGCCCGGGTGTTCGCCGGCACGGCCGCCCTCGCCATCGAGCGGCACCGGGCCGAGGAGGCCCGCCTGGCCGCCGAGAACCGGGAGCGGGCCGCCCGCCGCGACCTGGCCTTCCTGCTGGACGCCAGTACGGTCCTGGCGTCGGACCTGGACTACACCCAGACCCTCCAGCGCTTGGCCGCCGCCTGCGTACCCGCGCTGGCGCCGCTGAGCACGGTCGACATCATCGACGCCGGCCGGGTGCGCCGCGTCGCCACGGCCGCGACCACCCGCCCGGACGAGCACCGCCTGGCCTCCCACATCCCCGTCTACGACGCCGACGACGACGCCGTCGCCCGCGTCCTGGCCTCCGGCGTGAGCGAGATCGCCCGCCGCACCCCCACCGGCCCCGGGCCCTGGCAGGACCTCAAGGTCACCGGCTACCTGTGCGTCCCGCTGCTGGACCGGGGCACCCCCTTCGGCGCCCTGACCCTGCTCACCACCGGCGAGGACACCTTCGACGGCCACACCGTCGCCCTGGCCGAGGAACTCGCCCGCCGCGCCGCCTCGGCAGCCCTCAACGCCCGCCAGTACACCGAGCGGGTCACGCTCGCCCACGACCTGCAGGCCGGGCTGCTGCTGCCCCAGGTGCCCGAGCTGCCCGGCGCCGAACTCGCCACCTACTACCACCCGGCCGGCGAAGGGCTCGACATCGGCGGCGACTTCTACGACGTCTTCCCCCTGGGCGGGGGCACCTGGGCCTTCATGCTCGGCGACGTCTGCGGACGCGGCGCCATCGCCGCCACCACCACCGCGCTGGTCCGCAACACCGCCCGCGCCGTCGCCCCGCTGCTGCCCGGCCCGGACGCCGTCGTCCGCGCCGTCAACAGAGCCCTCCT
Proteins encoded in this window:
- a CDS encoding alpha/beta hydrolase; amino-acid sequence: MQFTSEQRLDDGVLERAFTLGEVPGVLWTSGTGPAPLILSGHNGGLHKRNPRLVARARHYAAEYGYAVAAIDHPGHGDRPRSAADEQHRADLRRAIQAGEPVDGIVDAFIVPLVDRAVPEWQATLDALLSLPEIAGPVGYSGMTAVGIRLAVVEPRISAAGFFAGGFVPRVLREEARQVTLPLQFLLQWDDEGNDRQQALDLFDAFGSEEKTLHANLGGHAGTPWFEVDDGARFFARHLT
- a CDS encoding GAF domain-containing SpoIIE family protein phosphatase; the encoded protein is MTRVPEQQPAPDAGPAADPGADGGAEQDLRALFGQSSAVFASLAGPAHMVEAANAAFFAAIGGGDRARVGVPVEQLIPELAEQGFLALLNRVYRTGERHIGHDARILLGVGPEAREAFFDFTYEPRLDAGGNVMGVRVIGVETTQVKQAQRLTAGHRALLEQIARQEPLDRVLHGMARTIEELAPEDVLVSVLLADPDGRHLRHGAAPSLPDFYNQAIDGIATGEGVGSCGTAAHRRQPVIVTDIATDPFWDDFRDLADRARLAACWSTPVLGRDGSLLGTFAMYHRTPRAPQESDLALARVFAGTAALAIERHRAEEARLAAENRERAARRDLAFLLDASTVLASDLDYTQTLQRLAAACVPALAPLSTVDIIDAGRVRRVATAATTRPDEHRLASHIPVYDADDDAVARVLASGVSEIARRTPTGPGPWQDLKVTGYLCVPLLDRGTPFGALTLLTTGEDTFDGHTVALAEELARRAASAALNARQYTERVTLAHDLQAGLLLPQVPELPGAELATYYHPAGEGLDIGGDFYDVFPLGGGTWAFMLGDVCGRGAIAATTTALVRNTARAVAPLLPGPDAVVRAVNRALLDRPDSHGTGFVTLLYGHLTPAARGGLDITLVRAGHTFPLHVDADRSARFVNSQGLLLGITTDPHLPTHQLHLRPSESLLLYTDGITEARDPDGEQFGEERLAQALTGVPAHSAQEVVDAVNGAVRAFTGGIDIDDDQALLVLTATGAAGA
- a CDS encoding STAS domain-containing protein, which produces MDSKPSEHAWVLALRGELDFHSVVQLREAADAVLAEPQPAPLVVVDCTALEYCDSTGITGLIQIHQRLAGHGGVLRLAAVPASVARIFELTGLDQVIAVHGTAYDALSAEDGAQEPHSQDPASLAHVAGER